One Granulicella sp. 5B5 DNA window includes the following coding sequences:
- a CDS encoding MBL fold metallo-hydrolase, with protein MKGMDRRTFLALPVVSVVAPTVQAMASSVLFAPESSAAEQIDFTSNVPAAGTFPAKWICGSASCMDNEDPPLQVHWYNEHTVYMRQNKAYSYEAPFLHLYFGNDRILMLDEGFTTLRSDWPLRDVVDACINEWCAKHGRRPEEMELLMAFSHLHADHYAALNQFVDRPNTRYMGFTHEEMVGFWGMTNYPEERVTLDLGGRKILIWGSPGHVMSEFAYYDTYTQILYTGDMFYRGRCYISFWDHWFASMKRLIAFVDTHPVTHVIGCHVEISSKGEDYPYGITYQPDEAPVQLTVAELRHAYEVAKTVKEPGIYFTGSVFLCNQTRGTTTIDKNPYAYS; from the coding sequence ATGAAGGGCATGGACCGCAGGACGTTTCTAGCATTACCGGTGGTGTCGGTGGTGGCACCGACGGTGCAGGCGATGGCGAGCTCGGTGTTGTTTGCCCCGGAGTCTTCGGCGGCCGAGCAGATCGACTTTACGAGCAACGTGCCGGCGGCTGGGACGTTTCCGGCGAAGTGGATTTGCGGGTCGGCGTCTTGCATGGATAACGAAGACCCGCCGCTGCAGGTGCACTGGTACAACGAGCACACTGTCTACATGCGGCAGAACAAGGCGTATAGCTATGAGGCGCCGTTTCTGCACCTGTACTTCGGCAACGACCGCATCCTGATGCTGGATGAGGGGTTTACGACGCTGAGGAGTGACTGGCCGCTGCGCGATGTGGTGGATGCGTGCATCAACGAGTGGTGCGCGAAGCATGGACGCAGACCGGAGGAGATGGAGTTGTTGATGGCGTTCAGCCATCTGCATGCGGACCACTACGCGGCGCTGAACCAGTTTGTAGACCGGCCGAACACGCGGTACATGGGGTTTACGCACGAGGAGATGGTGGGCTTCTGGGGGATGACGAACTATCCGGAGGAGCGCGTGACTCTGGACCTGGGCGGGCGGAAGATTTTGATCTGGGGAAGTCCAGGGCATGTGATGTCAGAGTTCGCCTATTACGACACCTATACGCAGATCCTGTACACGGGAGATATGTTCTATCGCGGGCGGTGCTACATCAGCTTCTGGGACCACTGGTTTGCGAGCATGAAGAGGCTGATAGCGTTTGTGGATACACATCCGGTGACGCACGTGATTGGATGCCATGTGGAGATCAGCAGCAAGGGTGAGGATTATCCGTATGGGATCACGTACCAGCCAGATGAGGCGCCAGTGCAGCTGACGGTGGCGGAGCTGCGCCATGCGTATGAGGTGGCGAAGACGGTGAAGGAGCCCGGGATCTACTTCACAGGATCGGTGTTTCTGTGTAACCAGACGCGAGGGACGACCACGATCGATAAGAATCCGTACGCCTACTCATAA
- a CDS encoding N-acetyltransferase has protein sequence MSLDPIKAEANYTAPAPTAVEPVTLRRATADDASALALAAAATFLEAFTWMLPGRDLVAHCAKNHVASVYAGYLAQPNTRCTLAEAGPFPGNQSPIGYTILCDPELPTIDTLPTDAELKRIYLLSRFRSSPVVDHPNRRPAEALLDLAIADARTLNRTRLLLGVNDGNHRALNFYYRNGFVSIGTRTFNVGSLTCSDLILAKDL, from the coding sequence ATGTCCCTTGATCCCATCAAAGCTGAAGCCAACTACACCGCCCCCGCGCCCACAGCCGTCGAGCCCGTCACCCTGCGCCGCGCCACAGCCGACGACGCCTCCGCGCTCGCCCTCGCCGCCGCCGCCACCTTCCTCGAAGCCTTCACCTGGATGCTCCCCGGCCGCGACCTCGTCGCCCACTGCGCGAAGAACCACGTAGCCAGCGTCTACGCCGGCTACCTCGCGCAGCCCAACACGCGCTGCACCCTCGCCGAAGCCGGCCCCTTCCCCGGCAACCAGTCCCCCATCGGCTACACCATCCTCTGCGACCCCGAGCTCCCCACCATCGACACGCTCCCCACCGACGCCGAGCTCAAGCGCATCTACCTCCTCTCGCGCTTCCGCTCATCCCCAGTCGTCGACCACCCAAACCGCCGCCCCGCCGAAGCCCTCCTCGACCTCGCCATCGCCGACGCCCGCACCCTCAACCGCACCCGCCTCCTCCTCGGCGTCAACGACGGCAACCACCGCGCCCTCAACTTCTACTACCGCAACGGATTCGTCTCCATCGGCACCCGCACCTTCAACGTCGGCTCCCTCACCTGCTCCGACCTCATCCTCGCGAAGGATCTATAA
- a CDS encoding alpha/beta hydrolase: MKRTVLMAGLLGALVLAAAAEKKPKPVPVDPNARVGMTTRVIHPAGARNWRGAEQKALDAVVWYPAVDTAIETKQFMGPVERPLFEAGSAMPHAPFAPHMERLPMVVLSHGSGGSALQMAWLGTALARAGYIAVAVDHPGNNANAPLTPEGVALWWERATDVSNVIDAMLKDEEFGGKIDATRIAAAGYSLGGYTVMELAGAQTDISVFFDRCRPAKPGDKPTDDAAVCRETVLHHMGSNQHVLEEVRKTSGESLARSAGSFRDPRVKVVFAMAPALGFTETPDSLHAIKVPVAMVVGSEDAIAPANENADYLRAHIRAARENTLPGVGHYTFLDVCTAAGVQVYPLYCTDAPGVDRAAVHAQVAGMAVEFFDRALKWR, encoded by the coding sequence ATGAAGCGTACAGTGCTGATGGCGGGGCTATTGGGGGCGTTGGTGCTGGCGGCGGCGGCGGAGAAGAAGCCGAAGCCTGTGCCGGTTGATCCGAATGCTCGTGTGGGTATGACGACGCGGGTGATTCATCCGGCGGGCGCGCGGAACTGGCGCGGCGCGGAGCAGAAGGCGCTGGATGCTGTGGTGTGGTATCCGGCGGTGGATACGGCGATTGAGACGAAGCAGTTTATGGGGCCTGTTGAGCGGCCACTGTTTGAAGCCGGAAGCGCGATGCCTCATGCGCCGTTTGCGCCTCATATGGAGCGGCTGCCGATGGTGGTGTTGTCGCATGGGTCAGGCGGCAGCGCGCTGCAGATGGCGTGGCTGGGGACGGCGCTGGCGCGAGCTGGGTATATCGCGGTGGCGGTGGATCATCCGGGGAACAATGCGAATGCTCCGCTGACGCCGGAGGGCGTGGCGCTGTGGTGGGAGCGGGCGACGGATGTGTCCAACGTGATTGACGCGATGCTGAAGGATGAGGAGTTCGGGGGCAAGATTGATGCGACGCGGATTGCGGCGGCGGGGTACTCACTGGGTGGGTATACGGTGATGGAGCTGGCGGGGGCGCAGACGGACATCAGCGTGTTCTTCGACCGTTGCAGGCCCGCGAAGCCGGGGGACAAGCCTACCGATGATGCTGCCGTGTGTCGCGAGACGGTGCTGCACCATATGGGGAGCAACCAGCATGTGTTGGAAGAGGTGCGGAAGACGAGCGGCGAGAGCCTGGCGCGGTCGGCGGGGAGTTTTCGCGATCCGCGGGTGAAGGTGGTATTTGCGATGGCCCCGGCGCTGGGGTTTACGGAGACGCCGGACAGTCTGCACGCGATCAAGGTGCCGGTGGCGATGGTGGTGGGCAGCGAGGATGCGATTGCGCCTGCGAATGAGAATGCGGACTATCTGCGCGCACACATCCGGGCGGCTCGGGAGAACACGCTGCCGGGGGTGGGGCACTATACGTTTCTGGATGTGTGCACGGCGGCGGGGGTGCAGGTGTATCCGCTGTACTGCACGGATGCGCCAGGAGTAGACCGCGCGGCGGTGCATGCTCAGGTTGCGGGGATGGCGGTGGAGTTCTTCGATCGGGCGCTGAAGTGGCGGTGA
- a CDS encoding DUF2147 domain-containing protein: MSQPNPASKPNVTTKALLTAALLLTAATAAAAYNPTALTPAQASFGDWRSAIGAIVRIEPCSTDSSVSGEPDICLRVVKLSPNPPEIVDSHNPDHALRNRQLCGLTIGSGFRDYDKYRLGYGHLYDPISGHTYRGYITPTGHDVLKLRGYVLFTLFGRTETWTRVPPVQACK, translated from the coding sequence GTGTCACAGCCCAATCCTGCATCCAAACCAAACGTGACGACGAAAGCTCTCCTTACCGCCGCCCTCCTGCTCACCGCCGCCACCGCGGCAGCGGCATACAACCCGACCGCGCTCACGCCAGCGCAGGCCTCCTTCGGAGACTGGCGCTCCGCCATTGGCGCCATCGTCCGTATAGAGCCATGCAGCACAGATAGCTCAGTATCCGGTGAACCAGACATCTGCCTCCGCGTGGTCAAGCTCTCCCCCAACCCGCCCGAGATCGTCGACAGCCACAACCCCGACCACGCTCTCCGCAACCGCCAGCTCTGCGGCCTCACCATCGGCTCCGGCTTCCGCGACTACGACAAGTATCGCCTCGGCTACGGCCACCTCTACGACCCCATCAGCGGCCACACCTACCGCGGCTACATCACCCCCACCGGCCACGATGTCCTCAAGCTCCGCGGCTACGTCCTCTTCACCCTCTTCGGCCGCACCGAAACCTGGACCCGCGTCCCACCCGTCCAGGCCTGCAAGTAG
- a CDS encoding class I SAM-dependent rRNA methyltransferase has product MLPPSYTNLCMSSTPLTLRITRRAADHLRAGHLWVYRTDIEGTPADLPPGALVTLTDSRALPLGTALYSTASTLAARLVSRTPALTRDQYLADLRSRIDFALQLRRELAPNTNAHRLIFSEADNLPGIIADRYNDLVLIQLLTQGTAQDDVRSTLTEALRAGLSPNGEPLTIWERPDPRIRELEQLPAPPTGSLFSSTLTHEVSSRPERSVVERPASEPTQDVSSRPKAECSGDEVERPASGITTEPAAPTTTTFTLNNLHFHYDAASGQKTGAFLDQRLNYAAAARAVAASGRTRNALDICTYQGGFALHLAEVCTRVTGIDASRSALEAADRNLLLNPHLKAEVDWIEADAFEYLRHLDDLAHPKTPGAPFMRSSTAHERGDAADTNPNLFSAIVLDPPAFAKSKRAAEGALRGYKELNLRAIRLLEPGGTLITNSCSHHVSLADFTEIVAAAAADTGRRLQLLETRAAAPDHPEVLTLPETRYLKCLICRVD; this is encoded by the coding sequence ATGCTACCACCCAGCTACACTAACCTCTGCATGTCATCCACCCCACTCACGCTCCGCATTACCCGCCGCGCCGCCGACCACCTCCGCGCCGGCCACCTCTGGGTCTACCGCACCGACATCGAAGGCACTCCCGCCGACCTCCCGCCCGGCGCACTCGTCACCCTCACCGACAGCCGCGCCCTTCCGCTCGGCACCGCACTCTACTCCACCGCCTCCACGCTCGCCGCGCGCCTCGTCTCCCGCACCCCGGCGCTCACCCGCGACCAGTACCTCGCCGACCTCCGCTCCCGCATCGACTTCGCCCTCCAACTCCGTCGCGAGCTCGCCCCCAACACCAACGCCCACCGCCTCATCTTCTCCGAAGCCGACAACCTCCCCGGCATCATCGCCGACCGCTACAACGACCTCGTCCTCATCCAACTTCTCACCCAGGGCACCGCACAGGACGACGTCCGCAGCACTCTCACCGAAGCCCTCCGCGCAGGTCTCTCGCCCAACGGCGAACCCTTAACCATCTGGGAGCGCCCCGACCCCCGCATCCGCGAGCTCGAACAACTACCCGCCCCACCCACTGGCTCCTTGTTCTCTTCCACCCTTACCCATGAAGTGTCATCTCGACCGGAGCGCAGCGTAGTGGAGAGACCTGCGTCTGAACCTACCCAAGATGTGTCATCTCGACCGAAGGCGGAGTGCAGCGGAGACGAAGTGGAGAGACCTGCATCTGGAATCACCACAGAACCGGCAGCTCCCACAACCACAACCTTCACCCTCAACAACCTCCATTTCCACTACGACGCCGCCTCCGGCCAAAAAACCGGCGCCTTCCTCGACCAGCGCCTCAACTACGCGGCAGCAGCCCGCGCCGTCGCTGCCTCCGGCCGCACACGCAACGCACTCGACATCTGCACCTATCAGGGCGGCTTCGCCCTCCACCTCGCCGAGGTCTGCACCCGCGTCACCGGCATCGACGCCAGCCGCTCCGCCCTCGAAGCCGCCGACCGCAACCTCCTCCTCAACCCCCACCTCAAAGCCGAAGTCGACTGGATCGAAGCCGACGCCTTCGAGTACCTCCGCCACCTCGACGATCTCGCCCACCCCAAAACTCCGGGTGCCCCGTTCATGCGCAGCTCTACCGCGCATGAGCGGGGTGACGCTGCCGACACCAACCCCAACCTCTTCTCCGCCATCGTTCTCGACCCACCCGCCTTCGCCAAATCCAAGCGTGCCGCCGAAGGCGCCCTGCGCGGCTACAAGGAGCTCAACCTCCGCGCCATCCGCCTGCTCGAACCCGGCGGCACGCTCATCACCAACTCCTGCTCCCACCACGTCTCCCTCGCCGACTTCACCGAGATCGTCGCCGCAGCCGCAGCCGACACCGGCCGCCGCCTCCAGCTCCTCGAAACACGCGCCGCCGCCCCCGACCACCCCGAAGTCCTCACCCTCCCCGAAACCCGCTACCTCAAGTGCCTCATCTGCCGCGTCGACTAA